One Balaenoptera ricei isolate mBalRic1 chromosome 16, mBalRic1.hap2, whole genome shotgun sequence genomic window carries:
- the C16H10orf120 gene encoding uncharacterized protein C10orf120 homolog, producing MTREWENGCQKTGKQRARDSRAQERMTTEGKSDKNGTLVQVFNISDSFRDKDSLCCQGDLCSASPLGIWTKFYKSDPRIALGKYSPLEKEILRLGGVHTIAARRFLTYKQEEERKMLKELQVLSSDYKRAVEYRKQLTPPCATCGPLEKIWTAKVMVPPEEFKMPQRERLNISKHVERMQLARALRNKQLLPYIERFRSSSLLSGVGLGPPARDKTGEGKDDRDADHCDYAHQETRDEAESKTTKRQEIKMNVIFKSEEPKKCVMYHPNDLKPFLPTKKAERSIAGLTNRNLLHLAEFPGDLMLMNQDCISRGIHPSDVSKASCLEEGSAWKEYMCKAASHHY from the exons ATGACCAGAGAATGGGAGAATGGCTGTCAGAAGACTGGTAAACAGAGGGCTAGAGATTCAAGGGCCCAAGAAAGGATGACTACAGAGGGGAAGTCAGATAAGAATGGAACACTAGTCCAAGTATTCAATATAAGCGATTCCTTTCGGGATAAAGACTCCCTGTGCTGCCAGGGGGATCTATGTTCTGCTTCACCATTGGG GATATGGACCAAATTCTACAAATCAGACCCACGCATTGCCCTTGGGAAATACTCCCCCTTGGAAAAAGAGATCCTA CGTCTAGGTGGTGTTCACACCATAGCAGCCAGGAGGTTTCTGACTTATAAGCAAGAGGAAGAACGGAAAATGCTCAAGGAACTACAGGTGCTGTCTTCAGACTATAAACGGGCGGTGGAATATAGAAAGCAACTCACTCCTCCTTGTGCCACCTGCGGACCCCTAGAAAAAATATGGACGGCAAAGGTGATGGTGCCCCCGGAGGAGTTCAAAATgccacaacgggagaggctgaACATCAGCAAGCACGTAGAACGAATGCAGCTCGCTCGAGCCCTGAGGAATAAGCAGCTTTTACCCTACATTGAAAGATTTAGGAGCTCTTCGCTTCTGTCTGGAGTGGGCCTGGGCCCCCCGGCAAGGGACAAAACTGGGGAAGGCAAGGATGACCGAGACGCCGATCACTGCGACTATGCCCACCAAGAGACGAGAGATGAGGCAGAGAGCAAAACCACgaaaagacaggaaataaagATGAACGTAATTTTCAAGtcagaagaaccaaaaaaatgtGTAATGTACCATCCAAATGATCTAAAACCATTCCTCCCcacaaaaaaagcagaaagatcCATTGCTGGCTTAAcaaacagaaatcttttgcacCTGGCCGAATTCCCTGGAGACCTAATGCTGATGAATCAGGATTGTATATCACGGGGAATC